One bacterium genomic window, CCGCCGGTGTGCTCGAAGATCTTGTCTACCGGGCGCCCCCCGTTCACTTCGAAGACCGACCGCCGGAACGGCTCGGTCCGTCGCTCCCACTCCGGATACGGCATCCCCGCGGGGATTACGCCGAAAGCCTCTTTCGGAATCGAGCGGCGGTTCACGAAGGCGTCCGCGATCCCGCGAGCGATCAGATCCCGCGCAAGTTCCGGGTTGGAGCCGACGAGCAGGACCCGCGCGCCGAGGGATTTCGCGATCCGGGCTCCCGGGAAACTCGTCCCCTTTCCTCCTCCCATCACGAGGACCGTGTCCCCGGGCCGCACCGAGAGACGCTCCGCCACTGCGCGGTACGCGGTCCCATACGTCAGGAGCACGGCCGCAAGCCTCTCCGGCGTGTGGTTCCGCAAGGCCCCGGTGACCGGAACCGCGCGCTCCTCGTCAACGACGGCGAACTGGGCATGGAATCCGTCGTGGGTCTCGTACCCCCGGATGTTCCTGCCGGTCCACGAGTCGAGGATGACCGCCTGCCCGACCTTGAGCGTCGAGACGCCGGAGCCCGCATCCACCACGATCCCGAGCGCGTCGCTCCCCGGCACGTGAACGGACGCCGTGTCGCCTTTGCCGAACACCGGGACGGGAAGGCCGAGCGCGGCGAAGTTCGTGTTGAAATTGGGGCCGGTGGCCAGCACCGCGACGAGGACGCGCTTCGCATCGTTCGGTTTCAGGCGCGGGGTGGGGACGGCCTCCAGGTGGACGGACCGGGACGGGGGACCGTACTGGTCGCGGTGGATCGTGAGAGCAAGCATCCGCGGCGGGATCGGATTCCCCAGATGCGGTGCACGCCCGAGGGGCCACGAACCTTCTTTCGTTGCGAACGGTTCAGACATTTCGGAATCCTCCGGAACGTAGTTGTGGAGCGGGAATTCTCTTGCGGAATACAAGGATCTACCAGTTCGATGCGTATTTTTGCGCGGGGATTTCAATCGCCAGGCATCACTTTGCGCAAACCGGGAGAAACCGTGCGCGGGAGATATATTTCCGCAAGCCGTTTCGTGTATTGACCCCGGAAGCGATTCGCGTATAGGATGAAGCGTTTTCACACCAACGGATTCGGTATCCGGTACAGCGGGAGCGCAAGTTGGTGCCCTTCCGGCTGCGGAGCGGGGGAAGTCCCCGGCCGGCCGAACGCAGGGGGGCGGCGTAACGCCCAAAGATTTCCGGACGGCCCCACGGGGCCAGTAGAGGAGTCGTAGGCATGGCATTCGGCACGGTAAAATGGTTCAACGACGCGAAGGGTTTCGGGTTCATCACGGAAGAGGGCGGCGAGGACATCTTCGTCCACTTCAGCGAGATCAAGGGAGAGGGATTCCGGACCCTCGCCGAGGGGCAGCGGGTGGAGTTCGAGGTCACCTCGGGCCCGAAGGGGAAAAAGGCGGCGAACGTCCGCAAGGCCTGAACGATATCCGTCCCCGTCCCGTGAACGCGGGGCGGGGACGGTGACCATTCCGCGGGGGCTTGACGCGCGATGCGGATCGGGATCCCGCGAGAGACAAAGCCCGGAGAGAACCGGGTCGCCGTAACGCCGTGGGGAGTGCGGGCTCTCCGCGCCTCCGGCGCCGGAATCGTCGTGGAGACCGGTGCGGGGGCGGCCAGCGGTTTCGAGGACCGGGAATACCTCGACGCGGGGGGTACGATCGTTCCCACCGCGCCGGAGGCATGGTCCGCCGACCTCGTGGTAAAGGTCAAGGAACCGTTATCCGCGGAATTCCCGTTTCTCTCGAACTCCTCCACACTGTTCACCTTCCTGCACCTCGCGGCATTTCCGAAACTCACGGAAGAACTCCTCTCCCGCAGGGTGACGGCGATCGCGTACGAGACGGTGGTATCCGGCGGTTCCTTGCCGATTCTCCGTCCGATGAGCGAAGTGGCGGGGATCCTTTCCATCCAGGTCGGGGCGCGTGGACTCGAAAAAGGCTGCGGAGGGCGCGGTGTCCTGCTCGCAGGGACGGCCGGCGGCCCGCCGGGAGACGTGATCGTTCTCGGGGCCGGGGTCGCCGGCGGCAACGCCGCGCGGATCGCCGCGGGGATCGGAGCGAACGTGACGATCTTCGACGTGAAGCCGGAAAAACTCGCCGGGGCACTGCGGGAATGCGGGGGAAAGGTGCGCACGATCCGCTCTACCCCCGGGGCGATCGCCGATGCGGTAAAGGAGACGGATCTTCTCGTTTCGACCGTGCATGTGTCGGGAGAGCGGGCGCCGTGCATGGTCACGCGGGAGATGATCCGCTCGATGCGCCCCGGAGCGGTGGCGGTGGACATCGCCATCGACCAGGGAGGATCGTTCGAAACGTCCCGCCCGACGACCCACGCAGAACCGTATTTCGTCGAGGAAGGTGTTGTCCATTACTGCGTGACGAACATGCCCGCCGCGGTGCCGCGCACCTCCACGCAGGGGTTGACCGCTGCGACGCTGCCGTATCTCCTCTCGATTTCAACAAGAGGCGTCATCGGCGCACTGCGATCGGACGCCGGCCTTCTCGCGGGGCTCAATACGCACGACGGGAACGTAACGTGCGGAGGGGTGGCGAAAGCCTTCGGGAAGACGTTCCTCCCGCCACGGGAAGCGATCGGGTAAT contains:
- the ald gene encoding alanine dehydrogenase; translated protein: MRIGIPRETKPGENRVAVTPWGVRALRASGAGIVVETGAGAASGFEDREYLDAGGTIVPTAPEAWSADLVVKVKEPLSAEFPFLSNSSTLFTFLHLAAFPKLTEELLSRRVTAIAYETVVSGGSLPILRPMSEVAGILSIQVGARGLEKGCGGRGVLLAGTAGGPPGDVIVLGAGVAGGNAARIAAGIGANVTIFDVKPEKLAGALRECGGKVRTIRSTPGAIADAVKETDLLVSTVHVSGERAPCMVTREMIRSMRPGAVAVDIAIDQGGSFETSRPTTHAEPYFVEEGVVHYCVTNMPAAVPRTSTQGLTAATLPYLLSISTRGVIGALRSDAGLLAGLNTHDGNVTCGGVAKAFGKTFLPPREAIG
- a CDS encoding cold-shock protein, whose product is MAFGTVKWFNDAKGFGFITEEGGEDIFVHFSEIKGEGFRTLAEGQRVEFEVTSGPKGKKAANVRKA